ctTCGCACTTATcaactatttcctttgccatctcatttgcccgtGGCCAGTAAAACCCTGCTcgatatgctttggccacaatggtccgagaggatgcatggtgaccacaggtccccgagtggatatcattgaggatcattcggccttatTCTGACGTGATGCATTTCTGAGCGactccagtaacactctctctgtaCAGCTGTCCAcccatcacagtaaaggctttggatcgacggacaatctgacgagcctcttcttcatcctctgggagctctttcctgagaATGTATGCAATATACGGCACTGTCCAATTAGGAATGAcaaacctccatgaccaagtcaaCCACGGCTGGGAtatcaacttcagtcggatcagtagggCTCTTAGGCtatgggggctcttcagtgaagggatcctcttggactgatggtgtgtgaatatgctccaaaaacacattgctgggaattggttccctcttggaacctatctttgccaagtcatcagctgcttggttcttcagtcggggtatatggtgaagctctaaccccttGAACTTCTTTTCCaattttctcactgcattgcaataaccagtcatagatGGACTCctaacatcccattccttcatcacttgattgaccaccaaatctgagtcgccataaaccattaggcgccggacgccgagtgaaatggccatacgcaacccgtacagaagtgcctcatattcagcttcattgttggaggagtcaaagtgaatctggagaacataactgagcttgtcgccTCGCGGAGATACCATGACTActccagcacctgaaccattcaacatcttggacccatcaaagaatatagtccaatgttccgattgaatttgagtcggcagttgctgttcaatccactcgacgagaaaatctactattgcttgggatttgattgctttctttgcctcgaatttgatatccagcggaaggagttcaatctcccatttagccactcgactagttgcatctctgttgttcaaaatttttgacaatggagcgtcgctgacgactgtaattgaATGATCTAAGAAGTAATgcgcaaccttctttgtggtcaagtaaatccgatagacaagcttctgataatgagggtatctcttCTTGGATGGGGTTAAGACTTCAAAAATATAGTACACTAGgcattgaaccttgtaggctttgccttcttcttaccgctcgaccatgagtactatactgacaacttgtccagtggctgcaatataaagcaataaaggctctttgctgattggagcagcaagcaccgtcTGGGcagaaagcagggttttgagctctgcaaacgctgcgtcagcttcaagagtccactcgaacttgtcagatttcttcatcagtcggtaaagaggaaatgccttttcaccgagacgagagataaatcgactcaaagcggccaaacaactagtaagcttctgaacatcgtgtacacgcacatggcgtttcattcggaggattgcaccaaccttctctgggtttgcatcgatcccacgttcggaaatgaggaaaccgagtaacttgccacctggaactccaaacgtacacttcaatggattaagcttgatatcatatctcctcagattggcaaaggtttcagcgaggtcagtcagcaggtcggaacctttacgcgacttaaccacgatgtcatccatgtatgcctccacattccgactgatttgagtgagcaggcacttctgtatcatgcgcatgaatgtggcaccagcattcttgagaccaaatggcatggtaacatagcaaaagcacccgaatggggtgataaaagttgtttttatttcatcgggtccatacagtcggatctgatggtacccggaatatgcatccaggaagaacaatcgctcacatcccgcagtcaagtcaactatctgatcgatgcggggaagagggaagtgatctttcaggcaggcccgattgatatgcttgaagtcgatacacatacggagtgaatcatctttcttgggaaccatgacgacgttggcgagccactcggagtggtaaatctctcggatgaactcagctgccagaagcctagccacttcctcgccaattgcctttctcttctccacggcggatcgtcggagatgctctttgactggttttgcctTCGGGTCGACTTGCAAACGGTGCTCAACCAGTcccctagttctcacggaggaactggatgagcgcttcttcctatttgccgtcgagtgttgtcgagatatgagtcgtagcagcgctgggatcggtcgggtgaatatgaactgattttgtctcaccagacgactgaaatgcagaatctgaagcaggcttcttagctctcaacaaatcactcggatctacagTCTTCTTGTACTCTTCcatttcaactgctgccatttattcgtcggcaatctttgagcccttctggaggcactcttccgctcgctgccgattaccagtgactgtgatcacgcccctagggccaggcatcttcagcttgaggtatacatagcatggtcgagccatgaaacgagcatatgcagtCCTTCCCAGGATAGCATCATAGGCACtatgaaaatccacaacttcaaatgtcaacttttcctttcAGTAATTGttcgaatcaccaaaaaccacatcaagagtgatctggccgagtgaatcggctttcttcccagggatgactccgtggaatcgcatgttgctttcactgagcttggacatcggaatgctcaTCCCTCGGAGAGTCTCAGCATACAGGATGTTCAAGCCGCTGCATCCGTCCATCAAGACCTTGGTCAGTCGGGtacccccaacgactgggtcgaccaccaacgcttgcctcccgaGGGTGGCAACACGCGGtgggtggtcagactggtcgaatgtgatgggagtcttggaccacttcaaatatgtcggtgttgccggagcaaccatgtttacttctctgttgatgaccttcagtcgacttttgctttcaatgtcagcaaaaatcaccaaagtggaattgacgttggaaaaaccatcatcatcttcttccttgtcctcatccttatcagactccttttccttctcactgggctgtttctctcggaactgctggattaggagccgacattgtcgagtggtgtgtttaggataaatcagattaccctcttcatccttcttggtgtgaatgtgacatggcaaatccaacacatcatttcctgcttgatctttcaccttcttggggatCCAAGGCCCTTTAGGCTTCCCCTTAAATTTTCCTTGAGTCACAACTGCTACAGCTTCACCAGGCCCTGCTGGCTTGGCTTTGCGTTTCTGCTTCCTACCTCATCCGGTGTCTTGGGCGACTGGTTTGCCCTTTCCAttgcggagtcgatcctcttcttcaccgttggcgtaccgagtggctatttccatcattcgggtcagAGTCATGTCTCCcatccgaccgaatttcaggttaagctcccGATACcggacgccctccttgaaggcgcagactgcttgATGCTGagatacattttccactgtgtgatgcaaagtggtccacctctgaatgtaatctctcGAAGTCTCATTTGGCTTTTGTACACAATGTTGCAATTCTGCCAACCCCGCTGGtcgtttgcaagtaccctcaaaagttctgacaaacactcgggctagCTCTTCCCAGCTGAATATACTGCCTGGGGCCAACtaattcagccatgctctggccgaaccttctaacatcagaggaagatgcttcattgcTACCTCATCATTTCCACCACCGACCTGTACAGCTACTCGGTAATCTtctagccaagtgtcaggcttcgactcACCGGTAAACTTActaaccccagtcgccaacctgaagttgggagggatctcagcaactctgatggctctgctaaaacactcgggacctgaaacatgtgTACTCTGCTTCCACTCGGGCGATCTCTGTCTTGCCCTTCTTTGTGTGCTcggttcctgtcgaccaaaccttgcaccaAAATTGACCTCACATCAAACCCTGGATCTCTTGGGTTGACTGGAAACCTCCACTCATCGCTGtacgggcgcctgtcatcataatgccggggcacatatgatccgcccctcggagggggtgtaggcactcgacggcggtcatcacggccaagtcgacgatcatactgctcatggttccgaCCCAAATATTGCTCTTGACGATGTCCTCGCCCTTCACGCCGCTGAGGCGATCTAGGtttgtgagccgactggactgtgtcggCCACCACAGACCTGCTATGGATTCTGTTCCGTGGctgagacactgctgtgttctactctcctgctgcccagagcaaagcccggatctgcatcaaacctcttccagcctccgactgggacgGCTGAATAGACTCTGTATGCGGGCTACAGCTGTAAGATTCTGAATTGGAGTGTGGTATACCTGAGGTTGAGGCGGGAACAATTGCcatcgtcgactggactcagggatctgctgccgagcgcgctcgtcgagtgcatgctgaaggttctccagtcgagtgcgctcagccagagtgGCTTGGCGCGCTGCCTCCAAGGCCTGAGCCTCAGAGGTCTCTCcgacgatgggcgtgtggagcaCCTCCTAGTTGCGGcggtgaagttcctccctctgctgcgaagagagagtTTCGGGGTGGTACTCTTCGTGAATACGCGACGGATCGCCGTTGCCGTCGCCGCTGCCATTGCGACGCATACCAGGCGGGCTGCATggcgtgtcgaccatcaggacctccgccgcagggtcactgctgtcacactcggacagggtctcgacggagccagtcgacagatcgaacatgccgtagagagattcgtcgggctcgattgccgcgacatgAGGGGTGGCGGACTGGCGTGCCACcacgtgcttcacccaccgctgaatcgCGACTGACTGGATCGCTTGCGATGGCGAGCAACGGGGAGCGAAGATAccgcgggagccgaccgatactgagtcgacggctgccgcagaaggacgccgcgaacgcacgcgcgaaagtgcgtcgccccacggacggggagtgtctcgacgtcgaggggggcctcctggagccaggcggagtcgtcggcgatgaagacgagcgcgccgagacggatctcgcggccttcaGCCAAACCGCCActagaaaccatgatgatgggaatcggagaaactgcaacctcaccggaaagtcgctaagacaccggcccgaAGGTGGGCGccaatggggggtaggtatgaggaggcaagatcttatctacggtgaagttgtgcacgcaagatttacgagttcaggcccttctcagaggaagtaacagccctacgtcttggtgcccgggggcttggtcgattggattatgcgtgaagttacaaggggtgcgaacccttgtgcctgtggagggggtggcttatatagagttctccagacccctccggccctcagttacacagggttcaatgtacataaagataggacgttactggtaacgccagcaataaAGGTGCATAAAAgatcattaagactacggagtgaacgcctgaccgttgctgttctgagtgactttagatcttctgccACCCGAGTGATTTCTGATGTGGCCGAGTGAGTACACCcaggtcgaatggaattgggttttccgagtggaatgtttcatggtcgagtggatggtgTTTGTCCTTCGAGTATCCTTGATTTTTAGGtaatgtccttgggaagggtgtctaggtcaggcctattaccctaccctaggtacatgtcttcatcacgccccccacaagggaggaggccgaattggactagggaagggggcgccaccccctttccttctcctactccctctccttccccttttccccctccggtagaaaggaaaagggggggcgaatcctactaggactggagtcctagtaggagtccctcCCCATGGCACGCCCCCttgtggccagcctcctcctcccctcctttatatacgggggcaggggggcaccccataacacatcaattgttctcttagccgtgtgcggtgccccctccacagtttactcctccggtcatagcgtcttagtgcttaggcgaagccctacacggatcatatcaccaacaccgtcaccacaccgtcgtgctgacggaactctccctcgacccttagctggatcaagagttcgagggacgtcatcgagctgaacgtgtgctgaacacggaggtgccgtacgttcggtacttggatcggttagatcatgaagacgtttgactacatcaaccacgttaacctaacgcttccgctttcggtctacgagggtatgtggacacactctccccgctcgttgctatgcttctcctagatagatcttgcgtgatcgtaggaaaattttgaattactacgttccccaacactaccccCACCGGCTCCTCCTTTTGACTCCACGCTCAGCCGCCGACGCTCGATTCGCAGTTGCGCCGCCCCACAGTCTCAAAGCTCGGCCGCCGCCGGTCGATCCGCAACCGCGCCTCCGCCATGCCACGGAAGCTCGGTTGCCGTCGCTTCGAGTAgtagttttacatcttcaaatatGCATCATCTGTTGGAGCACTACTTTTACATCTCCAatatacatcatctgttggagttgacTCTTTTTTGGAGATGTAAATGCACGTTTTGAAGATATAAAAATTTACATCTCCAATTTTGcatcttctattggagatgctcttaggttcTCTTTGGCAGAACTAGACCACCAGGGTTAATTTTTCTTGGCTTTGCACTTAAGCTTGTATTTTCCTGATTTTTTAAAGATTTCTAGTGATGTTCGTTCAGTGGAAGGTTGCAGTTGACCACACACCATTTAGATTATTGCTTTTGTGAAAAGGAATATAAAAGTTCGCCCGAAGTACAAAACAACCCCAacgtaataaaaattacatcgaggttcTTGCAGCACTGAACAACCACTACTAGAACGAGTCGTCGACGCGCCGTTGTTGCCGCTCCTCTACCGGAGCTAGTCTGACCTTACCATTGACAGCCGGGAAGTTTTCTTGCACATGGACCTATGGACTGGCACCATGAAGTCAGAGTCGTCGTCGTTGAACACTTGAATCAAGATTAAGCGCCTGCTACCATATGCCGACATCACGAACACGGAGTGAGAAAACCCTAACCTCGCCACCCTAAGGAGACGGCGGGAATCTACACCGGAACTCTGTCCTGATGGACAAACTCGAGAAGGTTCGAAACCCGGAAAAGCAACTTGAAGAGGAGATGCCACCATCCGCTTGAATGTGGCCCCCATGAGAAAAAGAAACTGTAACATAAACTACTAGCCGAAACCAAGAATTAGGGATTCTCCTCTCTGCCACCGGCCGCCTAAGCAACCGACAGAGGAAAGAACAATCAGGTTGGCCGGCTAAGCTGGAAGGTACTAgatctgccgccgccaccgcttAGCAAGAGCAAAGGAAAACAATTTGGTCATACGTTGAGAACCACTATCTACCCATTTGGTGCGGAAAAATGACACGTGAGAAATGAAGATTTTTTCTTTTGGTTTGATTTTCAAAGGAATAACAATGAAATAATTACAATCCACTCAAACTTCTTTTTTGCAATCCTATGCACGCAAAGGGCTGAGATCCGGCGACTTGCTTGAGCGAGTCACCGGTGAGCAGTATGGTGACTTGCCCTCATCCCAGACCGTCCAATCAAGGATCGACATACAGATCGACATAAACGGTGAGATAGTTACAGTGCACTTCTACAGTACCTGGTCTACATCACATCATGAACAATGACTTCTTGTTAAAGTTCTTGGTCTGATTTGTCCATTTCGAATCAAACGGATGGGTGCCCGCAAGTTAGAACGTGACTGGTTGTGGGCATGTCACCTGATCCGTATCAGCACACAGATCAAGTCAAGTGCCACGAGCCGGGCAATAGAAATCTTTTTTTAATACTTGCATGTGTTTTAATCTTTATTTGACCTAAAGTTATTCCCCACTATGATAACCTTCCATTGTGACCACCCTTATGGCTTGTAAACATAGGACGAGACTTGACTGCTCCttttccatgctcccatccgtgctcccgcgtacgtgacttgatttgattggaacaaaataaggcccggccccatctccttaaaatcagggggggtgattagattagaagggaaaagagaaaaaagacagccgtaggatgaggtggaagcacggatgggagcatggggagggagcaggcaagccggatccgtaAACATACGCCAATGACTCTCTCTTTTTGCGACTGTACACTAATGACTTAGCATATAGCTTGTGCCGAAAGTAGCAAAAGATGAAGTTAAATACATTACTTCCACCTATATAAGAATCATAGCAGATAATCTTGTCCATAAAGAAATGTAAATGCACGTCCAAAAACATGAAATAAATCCCAATAATACATGTTGCACAAAAGAGAAGACGAAACCAGATGCTCGTTCTCCTCCCTACACGACCGGCAGAACTCGCTCCACCTCCGCTGCCACcgggctccaccaccaccacacagccCAAAATATCCCCGCCCGTGCGTTCGCCCGCCACGCGCACCCCACGCGCCCCCGCCCCTCCCAGCCCATCTCCGCCGTCCACGTGCCGCGGATCCGCGGGCACCACGCGCCTATATCTATCCCCACCTCCACCTCTCCCACCTTCACCTCTCCCACCTTCCACCGCACAAACCAAATCCCGCTCCCACAATTTCCGGAATAGCAAGCGCGCCGCCGCCGTTCGGGTTCGAGATGTTGCCTAGGGTTGCGCCgtctccggccaccgccgccgccgcagcggtTGGCCAGCTCTCCGGGGCGGGGCTCACCGCCGGTTCGGTGAGGTTGCCGGGGGCCCTGCCGTCTGCGGCAGGGTCGGCGGTCTGCTGCAGGGCCGCGGCGAAGGGGAAGGAGGTGCTCAGCGGTGTGATGTTCCAGCCGTTCGAGGAGCTCAAGGGGGAGCTCTCGCTCGTGCCGCAGGGCAAGGACCAGTCGCTCGCCAGGCACAAGTTCGTCGACGAGTGCGAGGCCGCCCTCAACGAGCAGATCAAGTGAGTGTTGCTCCGCTTGGTAGAAATAAaatgaattcttcttcttctccggtgcgTGTTTCTCTGACGAATCATGCAGAAGCACTATTTCTGTGTACGGATCGTGAAACCGTTTTAAACTGCCACAAAAGAGACTCTGTTTCCGCTATGATTTCAATACGAAATGGATGGGACTGTCGATTTAATCTTTAAAACTGCCATTGCAGTGTGGAGTACAATGCCTCGTACGCGTATCACTCCCTCTTTGCATACTTCGACCGCGACAACGTTGCTCTCAAGGGATTTGCCAAGTAAGTCCCCACTCACCACACCACCAAATCTGGCCCGGTGGATTCGTTAAAAATCTACCAGTACAGTGTTCTGATGCGCCGTTGTTCTTGCAGGTTCTTCAAGGAGTCAAGCGATGAGGAGAGAGGACACGCCGAGAAGCTCATGGAGTACCAGGTATCGATTTCTCTACCTCTCTAATTGCTAGCTTTGATTGGTCCAGATCGTTGCCCCGTGCTGCATATATTCATGCTTCGTGTATTCTTGTGTCGACCAGAACAAACGTGGAGGGAGGGTGAGGCTCCAGTCAATCGTCACACCCTTAACAGAGTTCGACCATCCTGAGAAAGGCGATGCCCTGTATGGTAAGTTGCCTTCCTTATACAGTTATTCTGGACATCTTTGCATTTTATTACAGTGCGTTACATTACATGGGGAATGCATGTGATGTGCTTATTGTGTGATAACGAGTGTCTGGTTGTTCATTTGAAACTTGAGTTGTCTGGAGTGGTTCGGATGCGTTGCCAGATCAGGAACACATACAAAAACTCGATGTTGTTGCAAAAGTTAAGTAAACCTTAGGGTGAATCTGGTTGTATGAGTTAGGATTTGCATCATTTTTTTAGGGGAGGATAAATTAATGGCCTTGTTGAGGAGAGGTCAGATCTCTCAATATTGTTCAGATGGGTATGTCCAGATGGGTATCAGCTGCGTGCTGTTCTCGCTACACTCACAGCTATTTGATGGCCTTTTGATTATTTGTAACACAAAGTAGCTAAGATTTTTGAAATTATTATTATAGTTTCCCTGACTTTTTTTTTTGAACCCTGTGATACACAAGTTTTGATGGTTATACGTTTGCTAGCAAAGCAACATCTGATACCCTATGTTTTAACTTGTGCCTCTCTCGTAATGTCAGCAATGGAATTGGCTCTAGCTCTTGAAAAGCTGGTGAATGAGAAACTGCACAACCTGCACAGTGTAAGTTGCTCGCTCTTCCATGCTTACTTACA
This window of the Triticum aestivum cultivar Chinese Spring chromosome 5D, IWGSC CS RefSeq v2.1, whole genome shotgun sequence genome carries:
- the LOC100270662 gene encoding ferritin-1, chloroplastic, with translation MLPRVAPSPATAAAAAVGQLSGAGLTAGSVRLPGALPSAAGSAVCCRAAAKGKEVLSGVMFQPFEELKGELSLVPQGKDQSLARHKFVDECEAALNEQINVEYNASYAYHSLFAYFDRDNVALKGFAKFFKESSDEERGHAEKLMEYQNKRGGRVRLQSIVTPLTEFDHPEKGDALYAMELALALEKLVNEKLHNLHSVATRCNDPQLTDFVESEFLQEQVDAIKKISEYVSQLRRVGKGHGVWHFDQMLLEEAA